The sequence TGTGCCTATTTTACGCGAAGCGCAAGTCTTGAGACGTAACTACGTTGCAGCCGAGTCGCCACTGCTGCACTCACAgcaagcatattatatatttcatttaatattataataacaatatataatatataggcatcAGTCGTCGTCGCACGACTCGCACATTTGCGTACAGCAGCGACCGTCGTCGAGTCGTTGTCATTCCGATCGCTTTACCGacaaaatgtaagtataatCTTACTAATGGTATCTATAGtggctatatagtataatatgtatacataatattattaaactatgacGTCCGTAAATAATAGTAcagtataatgtgtaatatCTTTCGTATACACTGAATTATTATGTCGTTGTATTGTATCACACATCAAGTATTGTATCGAGTTCATGAGTTCGGGGGTTACGTCGTCGTTTTCAAATTCCCACAAACTTTCCTCGGTTGCGGCGGCGGGGAGTGGGTAGGCCGTATTCGCTCAACGCCCAAACACGATCGAGTATATAGAACTATACAGTGCTCTCCGCTCGTGACACCCACCCCTCAAAACCCTTCTAGACCGTCTCCAACAGGATTCCGCTTTCGGGGATATCCGCTCCACCGCGACccccaccgccgccgccaccacgcCCGTGCGTACGAGATATACTTACCCTCGTACCCTCAATGCTTATGCCGTCGTAGGATGATACTTTCGCGACTGATGtcatttcttcttttttttttttttggataggcGTACAATACATCACGTTGTAGGTCTACGTatacacgttataatataatattatatattattatgatgtgatGATGTGTATACGAGTACGTGTTTTTCTCCGCACTTTCCTTCACATAATCCCGTAGGCGGCCCACGCCATTTTTACCATCGATTTATCAGTGGGAGGCGGCGATGACAttgctttatattattatgtatagccaTCATACACAGTACCTATCAATCGGTATAGGTCAATAATTTCAGTCGTAACTTTTTATCGGTGCATTATacgcacaatattatatttacacacatGGGGTGTACTAATCAATCCATGGTTTCAGTGTATGTCATTGTGTAGTACACGGcacaaaattgtatatatgtagTACTTTCGAAAATGTGTAGCTTATATGTATTCTAGAActtcaaattgtttttacaaCTTTGCATCAATGCTCATACTCGAAGTGGCTTGATTAATATACATCAAAATAGAAACATATAGTGTGCACGTTTTTAAAAACagatattagtatttattatatatatatcataatatatatttctgacGTTGATTCGAAAGTATTTCTGTAGTACACAATGGAATAAGAGTATTCAAATACAAGCGATAATCATTTATGGCAGTACATTTATAGTAAACTTACGTTagttacataacaatatatgatCATATtgctaaaatgtaaaaatgtaataatacaattatagtgggaaaatatatcaataattacacaatatttgaaaacattaaaatatattatataaattatttaatgtaatattatgttggaaaattttttattattttatattttgtcatttcaatttcaatttaaaaatcatataatattaatttttagctttggtttttaaaataaattaaagaacaaCTGTTagttttaaacgttttaattatattacttttcaagaatttaatattatttactaaactaTAACAACATTTTACTTGTATTATTCACCGTTCgaaatttctttataaaatattatatttctttatttctttataCTTTGAATTTGAATTCGTTAAAAAATGATGCTAACAAAAAAATCTAACGTTTAAACGcttaagtttattttgtatagtgttaatggtaataaaaataataataaaatgagttataagttaaatattcaaaagtaaattctcaaaaaaataaacgaaattaatttaatttgcagtagatataggtacctactcgaTTTTCCCATCCCCGTACCCTTAAAATCGCCCGGAACGTAAGTCGGTCAAGTgagctacatattatatatatatatatatacacataaatacgtattgtaaatacatatatcgCTAACTATATTACGATGACGGCTATTGTGCAAACGCAcagggttaaaaaaaaaaccttttcgtattttatgtaagtatagACATTTTTAGGATATAATATACGCCCTTCTTCACTACTGGCGTCGCCAAAGAAACTATTCATTCGTAGGacgatcgataataataatgattatatttattttactctcaTTGTAAGTTGTGTATGTATGGTACAGGGCTGATGGAACAGGTGCTGGACTTACCGCAGGAGATGACACAGTAGTTGGAGGCCCAAAGACACCACAGCAAATCGCGGCGCAAAAGCGATTGCAACAAACACAAGCACAAGTCGATGAGGTATGAACAAGCGCAAAAATGATGTGATTTATTTGTAACttactgtattatttattgtggtATTTTAGGTGGTGGATATTATGAAGACGAACGTGATGAAGGTATTGGACAGGGATCAAAAACTCTCCGAACTGGATGATAGAGCAGGTTCAAGTCACTTTTGctcattattaatattggaaataaattcttattcttttattattgttaattatttttatttattttttgtcacaGATGCATTACAACAAGGGGCATCGCAATTTGAACAACAGGCTGGAAAACTAAAGAGGAAATTTTGGCTACAAAATTTAAAGGTATgttacaatatttcaaatatttcatattgaagtacacgcaaataaataaaaattcatacttgTAAGTATTTTGATCGATAACTTAAAAACATGAGCATATTGTCATCTATTTTTGAGAGAAGAAAAATGGATTCataattaaagaattttttatttattttttataagatttaaaaatattgatttttggcaGTATTATTTGTAAAGATAAATGACGTACTTTATTGTAACTAACATATTTAGGTTTCACCCCTTCAAAcatgaatatttatgtatacttacGTCTTACATGTTATATAGACTAGAAGTCGGTGACGCCGAACTCATATGTCATATGAAGTGATCGCTTCACTTTTTAAATGGGTGGTTGTATCGTGAGTGGGTGGGTATAAGTGAGTTCTAGGAGAATAATAggttaataaagttaaataaggCGTAATCTTTATTATAAGTGATGCCCGATAACGTAAAACATAAAAGTTGGaaatcaaataaacaaaaattttatattccgcTTAACAAAAAAATTCCGAGTTTGGCGCCATTACCagtagttaatacttaatagattGTATCaacaatttctataaaaaataaacctataacCGATAGGGTTATAGATATGCACGGAATAAAATTGACGCTTTAAGGAAAagcattaacataataattgtaaattacaactttaaacaatatttattatagcgtTTAAAAACACCTGGTTTCGTAACGTATAAAATGTACGGTTGTTATTGTTtagtcattttatattatatccatctgatgtacaatatattgtaaaataggtcaaaatgtcaaatacctgaaaattaaatgttatttgagAAATATGAGGGCGCCGTCATACACTGATTCGTTTCTATATTTGatctataaacatataaaatatatattttagtatagctaaaaccatatttatatggcctagttttttataagtatatcaattatctagtaatttaaaaattacacgaATATTTCTTGTCcatatttaagttttgaaaataatatttcaactaaaaAGCGATTTTATACTTCTAAATACCTTATTAAGATaggtaaagttaaaatttaaaaaaatgtatgactcGTGATAAgagtataaatttttttaattttacatatattttttaataaaataccaattattaactttaaaacaattttagattcttaagttataataatattaatggttattgataaatgtattatgttgcGTGTTagattatataatgataataataataaatgtagatacttatatatatatcagatattaaacatataactatataagctgtatattttttcctaatattaatatcgtagtACCGGAAATATGCAGCAAGATAATTGCtaccataaaattatatatttatatctactgaacactgtatataaaaatataaatattcttacAATAAACTTGGCGCccgattttaaacataaatcgaTAATATTTAGAAACAATATGTCTGCATTACTTTAAGAATTTTTGCACCTATGTATTTAcatcatagataataaatttgtattctgAACTCAGTCTGAATAATACGCCATTCTCAGTTTTAGTAAACCCAGCTATTATAAAAGTCATGATTACAAGAAAACATaaccatatatattttttcgttttccATTAACTGTTATGtggtattataacttttttttattgtattaaacatttcaaaaatcaaatgttaaaatgattagttaaaaaaaatttaattataaaaataacatttcataataaaaaaatgcgtGTATCACATTGTATtagatagatttaaaaataattacctccCTTCATAACTTATTAGATAGTTTttactttgtattttatactttgtcaTAACTATTTTGatatgttttaaacataaataatatagtctacTTTAACAATCGCttctttttctataaataaatatttaatcatacaattattgtgtttaaaaggtaaagaaaacattttatgaaacttgtttgaataaaaatgcacaattttaaaattttgattaactGTAACACTGTTTGTAGTTAGTAACAAT is a genomic window of Rhopalosiphum padi isolate XX-2018 chromosome 4, ASM2088224v1, whole genome shotgun sequence containing:
- the LOC132930184 gene encoding neuronal synaptobrevin; the protein is MADGTGAGLTAGDDTVVGGPKTPQQIAAQKRLQQTQAQVDEVVDIMKTNVMKVLDRDQKLSELDDRADALQQGASQFEQQAGKLKRKFWLQNLKMMIIMGVIGLVILAIIVAWFSDE